One part of the Fusobacterium perfoetens genome encodes these proteins:
- a CDS encoding DUF1804 family protein produces MSNPTRAPTREEVRKYYEQNKVSLSECANHFRISENTVKSWKKRDKAKGDDWVHLVDFSGAPTGASAKSKKQLINKAKSIVISGGTIKEASDQTGLSETSLKNYSAKGRWLDQQEEFLKFIYGRLQEEEGEKHIQRRKETIEYLNYIQKKAMSKLTKGDLGKDYATILNTVVNIVQKTIEGQAQLLGIPEMRMNIKKDEEPKELNTKDRTVTIKVVKNGRNNN; encoded by the coding sequence ATGAGTAATCCTACTAGAGCTCCAACCAGGGAAGAGGTTAGAAAATATTATGAACAGAACAAGGTATCTTTAAGTGAATGTGCTAATCATTTTAGAATTTCTGAAAATACAGTAAAAAGTTGGAAGAAGAGGGACAAAGCTAAGGGCGACGACTGGGTGCACCTAGTAGATTTTTCAGGTGCACCCACAGGTGCAAGTGCAAAAAGCAAAAAACAACTAATAAATAAAGCAAAATCAATAGTTATTAGTGGTGGAACAATTAAAGAAGCAAGTGACCAAACAGGACTATCTGAAACTTCTTTAAAAAATTACTCAGCAAAAGGAAGATGGCTTGACCAGCAGGAAGAGTTTCTTAAATTTATATATGGGAGACTTCAAGAAGAAGAGGGAGAAAAACATATACAGAGAAGAAAAGAAACTATTGAATATCTGAATTATATTCAAAAAAAAGCAATGTCAAAATTAACCAAAGGTGACTTAGGCAAGGACTATGCAACAATATTAAATACTGTTGTGAATATAGTGCAAAAGACTATAGAGGGACAAGCTCAACTTTTAGGTATTCCTGAAATGAGAATGAATATTAAAAAAGACGAGGAACCAAAAGAGTTAAATACAAAAGACAGAACTGTAACAATAAAGGTGGTTAAAAATGGAAGAAACAACAATTGA
- a CDS encoding phage portal protein family protein yields the protein MRKIATKKINKELIKSAVIKMFEETYSDTDIVTSEVIDKLLLDIDISSALNKIERETAGRILSVVAESPENDELAQEINKRFSSIKFNRIINHLITARYYGYSCFEIVYNEDFTINSLIPIPYKYLTYKDKDKKWILRIGTKEIELNREKFLLCIHRWNPANPTGKTIFNTCQQAFLDKEMYLRQLRGLAQKYGDVIVVYPYNENLDEKEARAIGETVLKAKGKSAIGVPVDRTHSLKDSFEFIKLSDLDPEIYTKLYAGEKEKLIQNLLGSTLTLEASSREGKGTNALGEVHQEGFEQVIQEVCNFCADSLYQLIQLDSIYYGYDPTLFIWKLEKVVTQEEQAEIEKKQQEFMGIKLDNINKLATAGYEFDDKYLGEYLGVDYKNILKKKTIAPVIEFSEDEDKKLFNTFESATLFNEYIIKRIDEFIKNIHNQILEQISKIKEGTDFSLNLDLSMLEDDLIISFIKGFTNNKSITYGEVINEFNPFKMKFDEAIKSFLDKTPILYDEIEEITQQVRSNFVWLKKSTDLEATTRLFDNMKKSLEEGTTFKQWLKDCEETINKLGLGEQGYYLENVYRTNMMTEYSIGNYKQQMECIEDYPYWEYCAIEDNRTSTLCKNLDGVVKRFDDPFWSAYYPPNHYQCRSSVISRSKEEIKKFNLKISKKEIDIDVKSFKGNPAEIYWSNIKNNAQTKQGSFKWE from the coding sequence GTGAGAAAGATAGCAACTAAAAAAATAAATAAAGAACTTATCAAGTCGGCTGTAATTAAAATGTTTGAAGAGACATATTCTGATACTGACATTGTAACCTCTGAAGTGATTGATAAATTGTTATTAGATATTGATATCAGTTCAGCACTAAATAAAATTGAAAGGGAAACAGCTGGAAGAATACTGAGTGTTGTAGCTGAAAGTCCTGAAAATGATGAGTTAGCACAAGAAATTAATAAAAGGTTTTCAAGTATTAAGTTCAATAGAATTATAAATCATTTAATAACGGCTAGATATTATGGCTATAGCTGTTTTGAGATTGTATATAATGAAGATTTTACTATTAATTCTTTAATTCCTATCCCTTATAAATATCTAACTTACAAAGATAAAGATAAAAAATGGATATTAAGAATAGGAACAAAAGAAATAGAACTTAATAGAGAGAAATTTTTATTGTGTATTCATAGATGGAATCCTGCAAATCCTACTGGAAAAACAATATTTAATACTTGTCAACAAGCATTTTTGGATAAAGAAATGTATTTAAGACAGTTAAGGGGACTAGCTCAAAAGTATGGCGATGTAATAGTTGTATATCCATATAATGAAAATCTTGATGAAAAAGAAGCAAGAGCTATAGGAGAAACTGTATTAAAAGCTAAAGGAAAAAGTGCAATAGGAGTTCCTGTTGACAGAACACATAGTTTAAAAGATAGTTTTGAGTTTATAAAATTATCTGATTTAGACCCTGAGATTTATACAAAACTATATGCAGGAGAAAAAGAGAAACTTATACAAAATTTATTAGGATCTACATTAACTCTAGAAGCAAGTAGCAGAGAGGGTAAAGGAACTAATGCACTTGGAGAAGTACACCAAGAAGGATTTGAACAAGTTATACAAGAAGTATGTAATTTCTGTGCAGATAGTTTATATCAATTAATTCAATTAGACAGTATCTATTATGGGTATGATCCAACACTCTTTATATGGAAACTTGAAAAAGTAGTAACTCAAGAGGAACAGGCAGAAATAGAGAAAAAACAGCAGGAGTTTATGGGGATTAAGTTAGATAACATTAATAAACTAGCAACAGCAGGATATGAGTTCGATGATAAATATCTTGGAGAGTATTTAGGGGTTGATTATAAGAACATTTTAAAAAAAAAGACAATAGCACCAGTGATAGAGTTCTCGGAAGACGAGGATAAAAAGTTATTTAATACCTTTGAAAGTGCAACTTTATTCAATGAATATATTATAAAAAGAATTGATGAGTTTATAAAGAATATTCATAATCAAATATTAGAGCAAATTTCTAAAATTAAAGAGGGAACGGATTTCTCATTAAACCTAGATTTATCAATGTTGGAAGATGATTTAATAATATCTTTTATAAAAGGATTTACAAATAATAAATCTATAACATATGGAGAGGTAATAAATGAATTTAACCCTTTTAAGATGAAATTTGATGAAGCCATTAAATCTTTCTTGGATAAAACACCTATCCTTTATGATGAGATAGAAGAGATAACTCAACAAGTAAGAAGTAATTTTGTATGGCTGAAAAAATCAACAGATTTAGAAGCTACTACAAGATTATTTGACAATATGAAGAAATCTTTAGAAGAGGGAACTACATTCAAGCAATGGTTAAAAGATTGTGAAGAAACTATCAATAAATTAGGTCTTGGAGAACAAGGCTATTATTTAGAGAATGTTTATAGAACTAATATGATGACAGAATATAGTATTGGTAACTACAAACAACAAATGGAGTGCATAGAAGATTATCCATATTGGGAGTATTGTGCTATTGAGGATAATAGAACATCTACTTTATGTAAAAACTTAGATGGTGTGGTTAAAAGGTTTGATGACCCTTTCTGGAGTGCTTATTATCCACCTAACCACTATCAATGCCGTTCATCTGTAATTTCAAGAAGTAAAGAAGAAATTAAAAAGTTTAATCTTAAGATATCGAAAAAAGAGATTGACATTGATGTGAAATCTTTTAAAGGAAATCCTGCCGAAATTTACTGGAGTAATATAAAAAATAATGCTCAAACTAAACAAGGAAGTTTCAAATGGGAGTAA
- a CDS encoding phage virion morphogenesis protein, whose amino-acid sequence MGVKIKDSNLKKKLKEIVKRANNLKEPMKKISVDMKSEVRRNIDEEHSYDGKPWKKSKRAKEQNGETLKDNGRLYGHFRCSSGSNFARVGTNVIYAKTMNYGAKQGSLWKGTYTVKAHYRKVRYKTKKGQWAKNRKRIRVKSHTRRGQAPWGDIPERRFMGISYEQKQNYLEILTDYIIKGR is encoded by the coding sequence ATGGGAGTAAAAATAAAAGACAGTAATCTTAAAAAGAAACTAAAAGAGATTGTCAAAAGAGCCAATAATTTAAAAGAGCCAATGAAAAAAATTTCTGTTGATATGAAAAGTGAAGTTCGAAGAAATATAGATGAAGAACATTCTTATGATGGAAAGCCTTGGAAAAAATCAAAGAGAGCTAAAGAACAAAACGGAGAAACATTGAAAGATAATGGAAGATTGTATGGACATTTTAGATGTTCGTCAGGAAGTAATTTTGCTAGAGTTGGTACAAATGTTATATATGCTAAAACAATGAATTATGGAGCTAAGCAAGGTAGTCTATGGAAAGGCACATATACAGTAAAAGCACATTATAGAAAAGTGAGATATAAGACTAAAAAAGGTCAATGGGCGAAAAATAGAAAAAGAATAAGAGTTAAATCACATACTAGAAGAGGACAAGCACCTTGGGGAGATATACCTGAAAGAAGATTTATGGGTATATCTTATGAACAAAAACAAAATTATTTAGAAATATTAACAGATTACATTATAAAAGGAAGGTAA
- a CDS encoding SpoVG family protein: MKITDIKFRTPKNQGNLKAYVDITFDECFIVHNAKIIKGKTGLIIAMPAEKRNKKFVDKVHPITTEFRKYLTEEVVTKYTELNK; this comes from the coding sequence ATGAAAATTACAGACATAAAATTTAGAACACCAAAAAATCAAGGAAATTTAAAAGCATATGTAGATATCACTTTTGATGAATGCTTTATAGTTCACAATGCAAAAATCATTAAAGGAAAAACTGGTTTAATTATTGCTATGCCAGCGGAAAAAAGAAATAAAAAATTTGTTGATAAAGTACATCCAATTACAACTGAATTTAGAAAATATCTTACTGAAGAAGTTGTAACAAAATATACAGAATTAAATAAATAA
- a CDS encoding ParB/Srx family N-terminal domain-containing protein has product MKEVKELKATLEDLDKLIPYENNAKEHPQWQIEQIMRSIQEFGFLDPIGINKEMHIIEGHGRYLACKELGIKKVPCLVLDGMTEEQERAYIIAHNKLSLNTGFDIEKLRYELNALKVQGIDLCITGFENIELENILSEETEKELLEIEDSFDDEEERGSEGLVCPHCGHKAKKKEFLECDIDG; this is encoded by the coding sequence GTGAAAGAAGTAAAAGAATTAAAAGCAACTCTTGAGGACTTAGACAAGTTAATTCCATATGAAAATAATGCCAAAGAGCATCCTCAATGGCAAATAGAGCAAATTATGAGAAGTATTCAAGAATTTGGATTTTTAGATCCTATTGGAATAAATAAAGAGATGCATATTATAGAAGGACATGGAAGATATTTAGCTTGTAAAGAACTTGGAATAAAGAAAGTTCCTTGTTTGGTCCTGGATGGAATGACTGAAGAACAAGAGAGAGCATATATAATAGCTCATAATAAATTGTCTCTAAATACAGGATTTGATATAGAGAAATTAAGATATGAATTAAATGCTCTTAAAGTTCAAGGAATAGATTTATGCATTACAGGATTTGAAAATATAGAATTAGAAAATATTTTATCAGAAGAAACAGAAAAAGAGCTGTTAGAAATAGAGGATAGTTTTGATGATGAAGAAGAGAGAGGATCTGAAGGACTGGTTTGTCCTCACTGTGGGCATAAAGCTAAAAAGAAAGAATTTTTAGAGTGTGATATAGATGGCTAA
- a CDS encoding PBSX family phage terminase large subunit, translated as MEETTIEFSEHFANIFQENDFDILLMIGGYGSGKSFTGFLKVALLGALQKRRMLIVRKVYSTLKDSCFEDLKDAIYTLDMSEEWKYIKSPYEFENKVSGTQIIFKGMDDWRKLKSIKNIDLILIEEADELTLDDIKELKKRLRTNNIRSQMIFMCNPVSRLSSIYKMFFTEEGYNIDENLLYKKKQIKFIDEIKLEDETVLQQTIIVHHSTYKDNPFLPANFVYELESEKDPRIRRIARDGKFGADGDLVLYNAVFEEDVYERYVKDKIDNRNKYKGIDWGFSISYTCGLKMAVNPILNELYVYWEYYEKGKTTQELIQGLQPLKEDNRTTIYADSASSQTIADFYDAGFNIDGATKGKGSVEYHEQLLRSFSRIVIDINRCPNTKAVAEECVFQKDKNGEIQSGKYNLDPHPLDAMSYGLEEYEYIPLKERIRKKKYVGV; from the coding sequence ATGGAAGAAACAACAATTGAATTTAGTGAGCATTTTGCAAATATCTTCCAAGAAAACGATTTTGATATTCTTCTTATGATTGGAGGATATGGATCAGGAAAAAGCTTTACTGGATTTTTAAAAGTTGCATTACTTGGAGCACTACAGAAAAGAAGAATGTTGATAGTTAGAAAAGTATATTCAACTTTAAAAGATAGCTGTTTCGAGGACCTAAAAGATGCCATTTATACTCTAGATATGTCAGAGGAGTGGAAATACATCAAATCTCCTTATGAGTTTGAAAATAAAGTAAGTGGAACGCAGATTATTTTTAAAGGTATGGATGATTGGAGAAAATTAAAATCCATTAAAAATATAGACCTTATTCTTATAGAAGAAGCTGATGAATTAACACTCGATGATATAAAAGAACTTAAAAAAAGATTGAGGACTAATAATATCAGAAGTCAGATGATATTTATGTGCAATCCTGTATCTCGGCTATCATCTATTTATAAAATGTTCTTTACAGAAGAGGGATATAACATAGATGAAAATTTATTATATAAGAAAAAGCAGATAAAGTTTATAGATGAAATTAAATTAGAAGATGAAACAGTATTGCAACAAACGATAATTGTTCATCATTCAACTTATAAAGACAATCCATTTCTTCCAGCAAATTTTGTGTATGAACTAGAATCAGAAAAGGATCCTCGGATTAGAAGAATAGCAAGAGATGGAAAGTTTGGAGCTGATGGAGACTTAGTTCTATATAATGCAGTATTTGAAGAAGATGTATATGAAAGATATGTAAAGGATAAAATTGACAACAGAAACAAATACAAGGGTATTGACTGGGGATTTTCTATATCATACACTTGTGGACTTAAAATGGCTGTCAATCCTATATTGAATGAACTATATGTCTATTGGGAATATTACGAAAAAGGAAAAACTACGCAAGAACTTATTCAAGGACTTCAACCATTGAAAGAGGATAACAGAACTACTATTTATGCAGATAGTGCCTCATCTCAAACAATAGCTGATTTTTATGACGCTGGATTTAATATTGACGGAGCTACAAAAGGAAAGGGATCTGTTGAATATCACGAACAATTATTAAGAAGTTTTTCAAGGATAGTAATTGATATTAATAGATGTCCTAATACAAAGGCTGTAGCAGAAGAGTGCGTTTTCCAAAAGGATAAGAATGGAGAAATACAATCAGGAAAATATAATCTTGACCCACATCCACTTGATGCAATGAGTTATGGATTAGAAGAATATGAGTATATTCCTCTCAAAGAGAGAATTAGAAAGAAAAAATATGTTGGAGTATAG